A genomic stretch from Carbonactinospora thermoautotrophica includes:
- the rplX gene encoding 50S ribosomal protein L24 has protein sequence MRIKKGDLVQVISGKDKGLQGRVIAAYPREQRVLVEGVNRIKKHTKVGQTARGAKTGGIITQEAPIHVSNVMLVVEHEGKKVPTRVGYRFDENGNKIRYAKRTGEDI, from the coding sequence ATGCGCATCAAGAAGGGTGACCTGGTCCAGGTCATCTCTGGCAAGGACAAGGGCCTGCAAGGCCGGGTCATCGCCGCGTACCCGCGCGAGCAGCGTGTGCTCGTCGAGGGCGTGAACCGGATCAAGAAGCACACCAAGGTGGGCCAGACCGCCCGGGGTGCGAAGACCGGCGGCATCATCACGCAGGAGGCCCCGATCCACGTCAGCAACGTGATGCTGGTCGTGGAGCACGAGGGCAAGAAGGTGCCGACCCGCGTGGGTTACCGCTTCGACGAGAACGGCAACAAGATCCGGTACGCCAAGCGGACCGGTGAGGACATCTGA
- the rpmC gene encoding 50S ribosomal protein L29 encodes MAAGTKPSELRNLTDEELLTKLREAKEELFNLRFQAATGQLENHGRLKAVRKDIARIYTILRERELGISTVETTEGAA; translated from the coding sequence ATGGCTGCCGGGACCAAGCCGAGCGAGCTGCGGAACCTCACGGATGAGGAACTCCTCACGAAGCTGCGTGAGGCCAAGGAGGAGCTGTTCAACCTCCGGTTCCAGGCGGCCACGGGCCAGCTGGAGAACCACGGCCGGCTCAAGGCCGTCCGTAAGGACATCGCCCGCATCTACACGATTCTGCGCGAGCGCGAGCTCGGCATCTCCACCGTGGAGACCACGGAGGGCGCGGCATGA
- the rplV gene encoding 50S ribosomal protein L22, whose protein sequence is MAENKAKKLPATAALAQARYVRMSPYKCRRVIDLIRGLPVDEAQAVLRFAPQAATEPVSKVLASAVANAENNKQLDPATLVVSEAYVDEGPTLKRYRPRAQGRAYRIRKRTSHITVVVESRPAAASKSKPNNQKRRTR, encoded by the coding sequence GTGGCTGAGAACAAGGCCAAGAAGCTTCCGGCGACGGCCGCTCTCGCGCAGGCGCGGTACGTGCGCATGTCGCCGTACAAGTGCCGCCGCGTGATCGACCTCATCCGTGGCCTGCCCGTGGACGAGGCTCAGGCGGTGCTGCGGTTCGCACCGCAGGCAGCCACCGAGCCGGTGAGCAAGGTGCTGGCCTCCGCCGTCGCCAACGCCGAGAACAACAAGCAGCTCGACCCGGCCACGCTCGTGGTCAGCGAGGCGTACGTCGACGAGGGCCCGACCCTCAAGCGGTACCGCCCGCGCGCCCAGGGTCGGGCGTACCGGATCCGCAAGCGCACCAGCCACATCACCGTGGTCGTCGAGTCGCGTCCCGCCGCGGCGTCGAAGAGCAAGCCGAACAACCAGAAGAGGAGGACCCGCTAG
- the rpsQ gene encoding 30S ribosomal protein S17, whose amino-acid sequence MTEKAANNVTEQTKRRGFRKTREGYVVSDKMDKTVVVAVEDRVKHPLYGKVIRRTSKLKAHDEHNQCGVGDRVLLMETRPLSATKRWRVVEILEKAK is encoded by the coding sequence ATGACCGAGAAGGCAGCGAACAACGTGACCGAGCAGACCAAGCGGCGGGGCTTCCGCAAGACCCGCGAGGGCTATGTCGTCAGCGACAAGATGGACAAGACCGTCGTCGTCGCTGTCGAGGACCGGGTCAAGCACCCGCTCTACGGCAAGGTCATCCGCCGTACCTCCAAGCTGAAGGCGCACGACGAGCACAACCAGTGCGGCGTCGGCGACCGCGTGCTCCTCATGGAGACGCGGCCGCTGTCGGCGACGAAGCGCTGGCGCGTCGTCGAGATCCTCGAGAAGGCGAAGTAG
- the rplF gene encoding 50S ribosomal protein L6: MSRIGRLPIPIPSGVDVTIEGRTVTVKGPKGELTHTVVAPIEVVKEDGQLRVVRPNDENKVKALHGLTRTLVANMITGVTQGYSKRLEIHGVGYRVQAKGSDLEFSLGFSHPVTVTAPEGITFTVESPTRFVVSGIDKQKVGEVAANIRKLRKPDPYKGKGVRYEGEVIRRKVGKAGR; this comes from the coding sequence ATGTCGCGTATCGGTCGGCTGCCCATCCCGATCCCTTCGGGCGTGGACGTCACGATCGAGGGCCGGACGGTCACGGTGAAGGGGCCGAAGGGCGAACTCACCCACACTGTTGTCGCCCCGATCGAGGTGGTGAAGGAGGACGGGCAGCTTCGTGTCGTCCGTCCGAACGACGAGAACAAGGTCAAGGCGCTGCACGGCCTGACCCGGACGCTGGTGGCCAACATGATCACCGGTGTCACCCAGGGTTACAGCAAGCGGCTCGAGATCCACGGCGTCGGCTACCGGGTTCAGGCCAAGGGCTCGGACCTGGAGTTCTCGCTTGGTTTCAGCCATCCGGTCACGGTCACGGCGCCCGAGGGGATCACGTTCACGGTCGAGTCCCCGACGAGGTTCGTCGTCTCCGGCATCGACAAGCAGAAGGTCGGTGAGGTCGCGGCGAACATCCGTAAGCTGCGCAAGCCGGACCCGTACAAGGGCAAGGGTGTGCGCTACGAGGGCGAGGTCATCCGCCGCAAGGTCGGAAAGGCTGGTAGGTAA
- the rplN gene encoding 50S ribosomal protein L14, with amino-acid sequence MIQQESRLKVADNTGAKELLCIRVLGGSGRRYAGIGDVIVATVKDAIPGGNVKKGDVVKAVVVRTTKERRRVDGSYIRFDENAAVILKGDGEPRGTRIFGPVGRELREKKFMKIISLAPEVL; translated from the coding sequence GTGATCCAGCAGGAGTCGCGACTCAAGGTCGCCGACAACACGGGTGCCAAGGAACTGCTCTGCATCCGTGTCCTCGGGGGCTCGGGTCGGCGCTACGCGGGTATCGGCGATGTCATCGTCGCCACCGTGAAGGACGCGATCCCCGGTGGCAACGTCAAGAAGGGCGATGTCGTCAAGGCGGTCGTCGTGCGGACCACCAAGGAGCGCCGGCGTGTCGACGGCTCCTACATCCGCTTCGACGAGAACGCCGCCGTCATCCTCAAGGGCGACGGTGAACCCCGCGGGACCCGCATCTTCGGCCCGGTCGGCCGCGAGCTGCGTGAGAAGAAGTTCATGAAGATCATCTCGCTGGCGCCGGAGGTGCTCTGA
- the rpmD gene encoding 50S ribosomal protein L30 has product MARLKVTQVRSTIGTKQNQRDTLRSLGLKRIGDVVVKEDRPEIRGMVATVTHLVAVEEVD; this is encoded by the coding sequence ATGGCACGACTGAAGGTGACCCAGGTCCGTTCCACCATCGGCACGAAGCAGAACCAGCGGGACACCCTGCGATCGCTGGGCCTCAAGCGCATCGGCGACGTGGTGGTCAAGGAGGACCGCCCCGAGATCAGGGGAATGGTCGCGACGGTGACCCATCTGGTCGCCGTCGAGGAGGTCGACTGA
- the rplR gene encoding 50S ribosomal protein L18: MAAGLKQVRGTDKRAARARRHLRVRKKVTGTPERPRLVVTRSLRHVFAQVVDDYAGHTLVSASTMEDNLRAMQATKTDKAREVGKLLAERAKAAGIEAVVFDRGGNKYTGRVAAVAEGAREGGLAF, encoded by the coding sequence ATGGCTGCTGGTCTGAAGCAGGTCCGGGGCACTGACAAGCGTGCCGCCCGCGCTCGCCGGCACCTTCGCGTGCGGAAGAAGGTCACGGGCACTCCGGAGCGTCCTCGCCTGGTCGTGACCCGCTCGCTGCGCCACGTCTTCGCCCAGGTCGTGGACGACTACGCCGGGCACACGCTGGTGTCCGCCTCCACGATGGAGGACAACCTGCGGGCGATGCAGGCGACCAAGACCGACAAGGCGCGCGAGGTCGGCAAGCTGCTCGCGGAACGGGCGAAGGCCGCCGGCATCGAGGCGGTCGTGTTCGACCGGGGTGGCAACAAGTACACCGGTCGCGTGGCGGCTGTTGCCGAGGGCGCACGCGAGGGCGGCCTGGCGTTCTGA
- the rpsE gene encoding 30S ribosomal protein S5, whose translation MAGPQRRGGGAGGEKRDRRDRRGESTATEKTAYVERVVAINRVAKVVKGGRRFSFTALVVVGDGDGTVGVGYGKAKEVPAAIAKGVEEAKKHFFKVPRIGGTIPHPVLGEEAAGVVLLKPASPGTGVIAGGPVRAVLECAGIHDVLSKSLGSSNPINIVHATVAALKQLMRPEEIAARRGLPLEEVAPPQLLRARAGVGA comes from the coding sequence ATGGCAGGACCCCAGCGCCGCGGTGGCGGCGCCGGCGGTGAGAAGCGGGATCGCCGCGACCGTCGCGGTGAGAGCACCGCTACCGAGAAGACCGCCTACGTCGAGCGTGTCGTCGCCATCAACCGCGTCGCCAAGGTCGTGAAGGGTGGTCGCCGCTTCAGCTTCACCGCCCTGGTCGTGGTGGGTGACGGCGACGGCACCGTAGGTGTCGGGTACGGCAAGGCCAAGGAGGTGCCGGCCGCCATCGCCAAGGGTGTGGAGGAGGCCAAGAAGCACTTCTTCAAGGTCCCCCGTATCGGCGGCACCATCCCGCACCCGGTGCTTGGCGAGGAGGCCGCGGGTGTCGTGCTGCTCAAGCCGGCCAGCCCCGGTACCGGTGTCATCGCCGGTGGCCCGGTGCGTGCCGTGCTGGAGTGCGCGGGCATCCACGACGTGCTCTCCAAGTCGCTGGGTTCGTCGAACCCGATCAACATCGTGCACGCGACCGTCGCTGCGCTGAAGCAGCTCATGCGGCCCGAGGAGATCGCGGCTCGCCGTGGTCTGCCGCTCGAGGAGGTCGCGCCTCCGCAGCTGCTGCGGGCGCGCGCCGGAGTGGGGGCATGA
- the rpsH gene encoding 30S ribosomal protein S8, whose amino-acid sequence MTMTDPIADMLTRLRNANAAYHDTVSMPYSKIKAHIAEILKQEGYIAGWRVEDAKVGKTLTLELKYGPNRERSIAGVRRVSKPGLRVYAKSTNLPRVLGGLGVAIISTSQGLLTDRQCQKKGVGGEVLAYIW is encoded by the coding sequence ATGACCATGACAGACCCGATCGCAGACATGCTCACGCGTCTGCGGAACGCGAACGCGGCATACCACGACACCGTGTCTATGCCGTACAGCAAGATCAAGGCGCACATCGCGGAGATCCTCAAGCAGGAGGGTTACATCGCGGGCTGGCGCGTCGAGGACGCGAAGGTCGGCAAGACGCTGACCCTCGAGCTGAAGTACGGTCCGAACCGCGAGCGCTCGATCGCGGGCGTCCGCCGGGTCTCGAAGCCCGGTCTGCGGGTGTACGCGAAGTCCACGAACCTGCCGCGCGTCCTCGGCGGCCTCGGGGTGGCGATCATCTCCACCTCGCAGGGGCTGCTGACCGACCGGCAGTGCCAGAAGAAGGGCGTGGGCGGGGAAGTCCTCGCCTACATCTGGTGA
- a CDS encoding adenylate kinase, whose amino-acid sequence MRIVLVGPPGAGKGTQAQFIASHLSIPKISTGDIFRANVSQGTPLGQEAKKYMDAGDLVPDEITIAMVKDRLAQDDAVDGFLLDGFPRNVRQAEVLDEMLLEMDTKLDVVLELVVDDDEVVRRLSGRRTCRKCNHVWHVDFDPPTKPGVCDHCGGELFQRDDDREETIRHRLEVYQEQTAPLIGFYAERGVLVGIDAAGPVDEVTERAITALRPFSRS is encoded by the coding sequence GTGCGTATCGTTCTCGTGGGGCCGCCCGGTGCAGGGAAAGGGACCCAGGCCCAGTTCATCGCCAGTCACCTGTCGATCCCCAAGATCTCGACGGGCGACATCTTCCGCGCGAACGTGAGCCAAGGAACCCCCCTCGGCCAGGAAGCCAAGAAGTACATGGACGCCGGTGATCTGGTCCCGGACGAGATCACCATCGCGATGGTCAAGGACCGGCTCGCGCAAGACGACGCCGTCGACGGCTTCCTGCTCGACGGGTTCCCCCGAAACGTCCGCCAGGCCGAGGTGCTCGACGAGATGCTCCTCGAGATGGACACCAAGCTCGACGTCGTTCTGGAGCTGGTGGTGGACGACGACGAGGTGGTGCGCCGCCTCTCGGGCCGTCGGACCTGTCGCAAGTGCAACCACGTCTGGCATGTGGACTTCGACCCGCCGACGAAGCCGGGGGTGTGCGACCACTGCGGCGGCGAGCTGTTCCAACGGGACGACGACCGGGAGGAGACGATCCGGCACCGGCTGGAGGTGTACCAGGAGCAGACCGCCCCGCTGATCGGGTTCTACGCCGAGCGCGGGGTGCTCGTGGGCATCGACGCCGCCGGCCCGGTGGACGAGGTCACCGAGCGGGCGATCACGGCGCTACGCCCGTTCAGCCGCTCCTGA
- the secY gene encoding preprotein translocase subunit SecY: MLTAFARAFRTPDLRKKLLFTLGIIALFRFGSQIPAPGVDLTAVNKCLAPALQDNQLFALVNLFSGGALLQLSIFALGIMPYITASIIIQLLTVVIPRFEALKKEGQAGQAKLTQYTRYLTVALAVLQSTGIIATARAGQLFPNCPENVIYSDVGVFGTIVMVFVMTAGTAIIMWLGELITDRGVGNGMSLLIFTSIAAGFPASLWAIKEGSQYGDGWPVFFAVIGIGLLIVAAVVFVEQAQRRIPVQYAKRMIGRRMYGGSSTYIPLKVNQAGVIPVIFASSLLYIPALVVNLMGQDRPKWATWIERYFVQADHPVYMAAYFVLIIFFTFFYVAITFNPQEVADNMKKYGGFIPGIRAGRPTAEYLDYILTRLTWPGSLYLALVSLIPMIALSVIPQANQNFPFGGTSILIIVGVGLETVKQIESQLQQRNYEGFLR, from the coding sequence GTGCTCACCGCGTTCGCCCGGGCGTTCCGTACGCCCGACCTGCGCAAGAAACTGCTGTTCACACTGGGCATCATCGCCCTCTTCCGGTTCGGGTCGCAGATCCCCGCTCCGGGTGTGGACCTTACAGCCGTCAACAAGTGCCTGGCGCCCGCGCTCCAGGACAACCAGCTATTCGCGCTGGTCAATCTCTTCAGCGGTGGCGCGCTGCTCCAGCTCTCGATCTTCGCGCTGGGCATCATGCCGTACATCACCGCGAGCATCATCATCCAGTTGCTGACGGTGGTGATCCCGCGGTTCGAGGCGCTGAAGAAGGAAGGCCAGGCCGGTCAGGCCAAGCTGACGCAGTACACCCGGTACCTCACCGTGGCCCTGGCCGTGCTGCAGTCCACGGGCATCATCGCGACGGCGCGGGCGGGCCAGCTGTTCCCGAACTGCCCGGAGAACGTCATCTACTCCGACGTCGGTGTCTTCGGGACCATCGTCATGGTGTTCGTCATGACGGCGGGCACGGCGATCATCATGTGGCTCGGTGAGCTGATCACCGATCGCGGGGTCGGCAACGGCATGTCGCTGTTGATCTTCACCTCGATCGCGGCCGGTTTCCCGGCCAGCCTGTGGGCGATCAAGGAAGGCAGCCAGTACGGCGACGGCTGGCCGGTGTTCTTCGCAGTCATCGGTATCGGTCTGCTCATCGTGGCCGCGGTCGTCTTCGTCGAGCAGGCGCAGCGGCGGATCCCGGTCCAGTACGCCAAGCGGATGATCGGGCGGCGGATGTACGGTGGCTCGTCCACCTACATTCCGCTGAAGGTCAACCAGGCGGGTGTCATCCCGGTCATCTTCGCCTCGTCGCTGCTGTACATCCCGGCGCTGGTCGTCAACCTGATGGGCCAGGACCGGCCGAAATGGGCGACCTGGATCGAGCGGTACTTCGTCCAGGCCGATCACCCGGTCTACATGGCCGCGTACTTCGTGCTGATCATCTTCTTCACGTTCTTCTACGTGGCGATCACCTTCAACCCGCAGGAAGTCGCCGACAACATGAAGAAGTATGGTGGTTTCATCCCGGGTATCCGGGCGGGCCGACCGACCGCGGAGTACCTCGACTACATCCTGACGCGGCTGACCTGGCCAGGTTCGCTGTACCTGGCGCTCGTCTCGCTCATCCCGATGATCGCGTTGTCGGTCATCCCGCAGGCCAACCAGAACTTCCCGTTCGGTGGAACCAGCATCCTGATTATCGTCGGTGTGGGGCTGGAGACCGTGAAGCAGATCGAAAGCCAGCTCCAGCAGCGTAACTACGAGGGGTTCTTGCGGTAG
- the rplE gene encoding 50S ribosomal protein L5 → MTTTVTERPVPRLKQRYREEILGKLREEFGYKNIHQVPMVTKIVVNMGVGEAARDSKLIEGAVRDLAAITGQKPAISRAKKSIAQFKLRAGQPIGAHVTLRGDRMWEFLDRLLTLALPRIRDFRGLSPKQFDGNGNYTFGLTEQSMFHEVDQDKIDRVRGMDITVVTTAKNDEEGLALLRHLGFPFKEA, encoded by the coding sequence ATGACGACGACTGTGACTGAGCGTCCGGTTCCGCGGCTCAAGCAGCGGTACCGCGAGGAGATCCTCGGCAAGCTGCGCGAGGAGTTCGGGTACAAGAACATCCACCAGGTGCCCATGGTGACCAAGATCGTGGTCAACATGGGTGTCGGTGAGGCTGCCCGTGACTCCAAGCTGATCGAGGGCGCTGTGCGGGACCTCGCCGCGATCACCGGCCAGAAGCCGGCGATCTCGCGGGCCAAGAAGTCCATCGCGCAGTTCAAGCTGCGCGCTGGTCAGCCGATCGGCGCCCACGTGACGTTGCGCGGCGACCGGATGTGGGAGTTCCTGGACCGGCTGCTGACCCTCGCGCTGCCCCGGATCCGGGACTTCCGCGGTCTGTCGCCGAAGCAGTTCGACGGCAACGGGAACTACACGTTCGGCCTGACCGAGCAGAGCATGTTCCATGAGGTGGACCAGGACAAGATCGACCGGGTCCGCGGTATGGACATCACCGTGGTGACCACTGCCAAGAACGACGAGGAGGGCCTGGCCCTCCTGCGGCACCTCGGCTTCCCGTTCAAGGAAGCGTGA
- the rplO gene encoding 50S ribosomal protein L15: MTLKVHHLRPARGANKPKTRVGRGEASKGKTAGRGTKGTKARHQVSARFEGGQMPLHMRLPKLKGFKNPFRTEYQVVNLDKLAELYPEGGEVTVEDLVAKGAVRKGRLVKVLGDGEINVALQVKAHAFSGAAKEKITAAGGTVTKL, translated from the coding sequence ATGACGTTGAAGGTCCACCACCTCCGTCCGGCCCGGGGCGCCAACAAGCCGAAGACCCGCGTGGGTCGCGGTGAGGCGTCCAAGGGTAAGACGGCGGGTCGCGGCACCAAGGGCACGAAGGCCCGTCATCAGGTGTCGGCCCGCTTCGAGGGTGGGCAGATGCCGCTCCACATGCGGCTGCCCAAGCTGAAGGGCTTCAAGAACCCCTTCCGCACCGAGTACCAGGTCGTGAACCTTGACAAGCTCGCCGAGCTGTATCCGGAAGGCGGCGAGGTCACCGTCGAGGACCTGGTCGCCAAGGGCGCGGTGCGCAAGGGCCGGCTCGTGAAGGTCCTCGGTGACGGTGAGATCAACGTCGCCCTGCAGGTGAAGGCGCACGCCTTCTCCGGCGCGGCGAAGGAGAAGATCACCGCCGCCGGCGGGACGGTTACGAAGCTGTAG
- the rpsS gene encoding 30S ribosomal protein S19 has protein sequence MPRSLKKGPFVDDHLMKKVEEQNAKGTKTVIKTWSRRSMIVPAMIGHTIAVHDGRKHVPVFITEAMVGHKLGEFAPTRTFRGHVKEDRRSRRG, from the coding sequence ATGCCGCGCAGCCTGAAGAAGGGTCCCTTCGTGGACGACCACCTCATGAAGAAGGTGGAGGAGCAGAACGCGAAGGGCACCAAGACCGTCATCAAGACCTGGTCCCGGCGTTCGATGATCGTGCCGGCCATGATCGGGCACACGATCGCCGTTCACGACGGCCGCAAGCACGTCCCCGTGTTCATCACCGAGGCGATGGTGGGGCACAAGCTCGGCGAGTTCGCGCCCACCCGGACGTTCCGCGGCCACGTCAAGGAAGACCGGAGGTCCCGCCGTGGCTGA
- the map gene encoding type I methionyl aminopeptidase encodes MIQYKTEAQVAKMREAGLVVAHTLEVLKQAVAPGVTTAELDALAEETIRKAGAIPSFLGYHGFPATICASVNDEIVHGIPGKRVLREGDILSIDCGAILDGWHGDSAVTVPVGEVTPELRELIRVCEEALWRGLAAARPGGRLTDIGHAIESYVRSQGRYGIVEEYVGHGIGTEMHQDPQVPNYGRPGRGPKLVKGMVLAVEPMINLGSRHTVLLDDGWTVKTRDGSYSAHFEHTVALTDDGPWVLTALDGGEAKLAELGAR; translated from the coding sequence ATGATCCAGTACAAGACCGAGGCCCAGGTCGCGAAGATGCGTGAGGCCGGGCTGGTGGTCGCGCACACGCTGGAGGTGCTGAAGCAGGCGGTCGCTCCGGGCGTGACCACCGCGGAGCTGGACGCGCTGGCCGAGGAGACCATCCGCAAGGCCGGCGCAATCCCCTCGTTCCTGGGCTACCACGGGTTCCCGGCCACCATCTGCGCCTCGGTCAACGACGAGATCGTCCACGGCATCCCCGGCAAGCGGGTGCTACGTGAGGGCGACATCCTCTCGATCGACTGCGGGGCGATCCTGGACGGCTGGCACGGCGACTCGGCGGTGACCGTCCCAGTCGGGGAGGTCACCCCCGAACTCCGGGAGCTGATCCGGGTCTGCGAGGAGGCGCTGTGGCGTGGCCTCGCCGCTGCCAGGCCGGGTGGCCGGTTGACCGACATCGGCCACGCCATCGAGTCGTACGTCCGCTCGCAGGGCCGGTACGGCATCGTCGAGGAGTACGTCGGGCATGGCATCGGCACTGAGATGCACCAGGATCCGCAGGTGCCGAACTACGGCCGTCCCGGGCGCGGGCCCAAGCTGGTGAAGGGCATGGTCTTGGCGGTCGAGCCGATGATCAACCTGGGTTCCCGGCACACCGTGCTGCTGGACGACGGCTGGACCGTGAAGACCCGGGACGGCAGCTACTCCGCGCACTTCGAGCACACCGTCGCCCTGACCGACGACGGCCCCTGGGTGCTCACCGC
- a CDS encoding type Z 30S ribosomal protein S14: MAKKALIIKAQRKPKFKVRAYTRCQRCGRPHSVYRKFGLCRICFRVMAHAGELPGVTKSSW; encoded by the coding sequence GTGGCGAAGAAGGCCCTGATCATCAAGGCCCAGCGCAAGCCCAAGTTCAAGGTGCGCGCCTACACCCGGTGCCAGCGGTGCGGCCGGCCGCACTCCGTCTACCGGAAGTTCGGCCTGTGCCGGATCTGCTTCCGCGTGATGGCGCACGCGGGCGAGCTGCCGGGCGTCACCAAGAGCTCGTGGTGA
- the rplP gene encoding 50S ribosomal protein L16, producing MLIPRRVKHRKQHHPKRSGMAKGGTKIAFGEYGIQALEPGYITNRQIESARIAMTRHIRRGGKVWINIYPDRPLTKKPAETRMGSGKGSPEWWVANVKPGRVMFELSGVPEPVAREAMRRAIHKLPIKARFIKREAGEA from the coding sequence ATGCTGATCCCGCGTAGGGTCAAGCACCGCAAGCAGCACCACCCGAAGCGCTCCGGCATGGCGAAGGGCGGTACGAAGATCGCGTTCGGTGAGTACGGGATCCAGGCGCTGGAGCCCGGGTACATCACCAACCGTCAGATCGAGTCCGCGCGTATCGCGATGACCCGGCACATCCGGCGTGGCGGCAAGGTCTGGATCAACATCTACCCGGACCGCCCGCTGACCAAGAAGCCGGCCGAGACCCGGATGGGCTCCGGTAAGGGCTCCCCGGAGTGGTGGGTCGCGAACGTCAAGCCTGGCCGCGTCATGTTCGAGCTGTCCGGTGTCCCGGAGCCGGTGGCCCGCGAGGCCATGCGCCGGGCGATCCACAAGCTCCCGATCAAGGCGCGGTTCATCAAGCGCGAGGCAGGTGAAGCGTGA
- the rpsC gene encoding 30S ribosomal protein S3 — protein sequence MGQKVNPHGFRLGITTDFKSRWYADKLYKDYVKEDVAIRRMMTQGMERAGISKVEIERTRDRVRVDIHTARPGIVIGRRGAEADRIRGDLEKLTGKQVQLNILEVKNPEIDAQLVAQGVAEQLSSRVSFRRAMRKAIQSAMKAGAKGIRVQCSGRLGGAEMSRSEFYREGRVPLHTLRANIDYGFYEARTTFGRIGVKVWIYKGDVTSLRAEREAAAQSARAGRPSRPPRSRRPGGKGRAGQQGQQQAPEATQQTNPPTRVTEATSNQAAATTEQNAAKEG from the coding sequence GTGGGGCAGAAGGTCAACCCGCACGGGTTCCGCCTGGGTATCACCACCGACTTCAAGAGCCGGTGGTACGCCGACAAGCTGTACAAGGACTACGTCAAGGAAGACGTGGCCATCCGGCGGATGATGACGCAGGGCATGGAACGCGCGGGCATCTCCAAGGTCGAGATCGAGCGCACACGGGACCGTGTCCGCGTCGACATCCACACCGCCCGGCCAGGCATCGTCATCGGCCGCCGCGGTGCGGAGGCCGACCGGATCCGCGGCGACCTCGAGAAGCTGACCGGCAAGCAGGTCCAGCTCAACATCCTCGAGGTCAAGAATCCGGAGATCGACGCCCAGCTCGTCGCACAGGGCGTGGCCGAGCAGCTGTCCAGCCGGGTCTCGTTCCGGCGGGCCATGCGCAAGGCCATCCAGAGCGCGATGAAGGCGGGCGCCAAGGGCATCCGGGTGCAGTGCTCGGGTCGGCTCGGCGGTGCTGAGATGTCCCGGTCGGAGTTCTACCGCGAGGGCCGCGTGCCGCTGCACACCCTGCGGGCGAACATCGACTACGGCTTCTATGAGGCCCGGACCACCTTCGGCCGGATCGGCGTGAAGGTGTGGATCTACAAGGGCGACGTGACGAGCCTGCGGGCTGAGCGTGAAGCGGCCGCGCAGTCCGCCCGCGCCGGCCGTCCGAGCCGTCCGCCCCGCTCCCGCCGCCCCGGCGGCAAGGGCCGCGCCGGTCAGCAGGGCCAGCAGCAGGCGCCCGAGGCGACCCAGCAGACCAACCCGCCCACCCGGGTCACTGAGGCCACGAGCAACCAGGCCGCGGCGACCACTGAGCAGAACGCCGCGAAGGAGGGCTGA